A window of Benincasa hispida cultivar B227 chromosome 9, ASM972705v1, whole genome shotgun sequence genomic DNA:
caaaattaaataccaATCAAACATACAAAAACAAATTGAACTCTTTCATATTTAGTTCAAAACATACACCCAGAAAGGGGGAAAAGTGAGGTGAAGCcatcttttttaagtattaCATCAGAGCAGTGTTGGGTTCTGTGACCGATCTAATTTTTGGTGCAAAATTTCAGGTGGAAGTTGAAGCACTAGTGATTCAAGGCCCAAAAGTAGAGACAGTTTTGAGCCAAGTGAAGAAGCTTGAGGCATCTGTTTTAGTAGTTCCCCAGAAAAAGCCCTCTCTGTTTGGCTGGTGGGTCCCAACCTCTTCCATCATCATATATAGgcctttttttcatttaaaaaaaaaaacagtaaaaagTTTGAATGGTCATGATTACTAACCTGGTAGACATGGTAATTTCTCTTGCAGCTTCTGTGGGACCAGCAGCTCAGAGCAGCTTGTGGAACAGTGCATCAACCATGCAGATTGCTGTACAATTGGGGTTAGAAAACAGACCAATGGCATGGGAGGTTACCTTATCAACACCAGATGGCAGAAGAACTTCTGGCTCCTTGCTTAGTtgtacaaacaaaaaaaattcaccAATGCAAGATCTGATGTTTCAACCTATCATCATCCTTCATGTGTTAGCTCTAATCTTAATCTTAACCCTGTAACTAAAAGCTAGATGCTCTTTACATTGTAGAACTCTTCATCAAAGTTGAATGTCTCCCGTCAGCATTTTAATAATCAGAAATTCAGAACTTTCATTCCAACAGGATACAACAATTGATCCATTCAGATGAACTTGAAAACTGAGATCGTTTCCAAGCAAAAAAGCAAGGTAGAGATGAATTTTAGGACGTCAGAAACCTGggaattgttttcttttttggtttttataatttgaatagAAAGCAAGATTAAGAACAAAAATGATTGGAACTCTAATAATGATTGCCTCTTTAATCAGAGACATGAGATAACTAGTAAAAGAAAAGGTGATA
This region includes:
- the LOC120086377 gene encoding uncharacterized protein LOC120086377, which codes for MERFERYGKKRVMVVVDHTSQSKHAMMWALTHVANKGDLFTLLHIVSHSNRLSEMPSDSSSSFLANSLGYLCKASRPEVEVEALVIQGPKVETVLSQVKKLEASVLVVPQKKPSLFGCFCGTSSSEQLVEQCINHADCCTIGVRKQTNGMGGYLINTRWQKNFWLLA